The following nucleotide sequence is from Anguilla rostrata isolate EN2019 chromosome 3, ASM1855537v3, whole genome shotgun sequence.
TCTCTTGTATTCCCATACTCCAGCTGAATAATTCAATATGGTACAAACACAGGAATCATACAGCTGAGTAGAATATCCAAGGTCCTTGCATTCTGCAGGCAGAGCCTACTGCTCTGCCTGCAGAATCAGCCGATAGACGGATCCCCACTTCAAAAGACACACATTCATCCAAAGTTAAATCCAAGTATTTGTAGTGATTAGTTAGCTCCAGAGGAAATGCTCCAAATGAAAAACTCTGCAGTTTTCAATTTGGGTTTTGCTTTAGTTGGTCATAAGTCTCCATTTGGAACACCAATATCAATTGGCAATATCAAGCATTTTCTGCAAGTCAACTTCAGACTCTGCTAAGAAGATTACATCATCGGCATGTAACAGACAACCAACAACTACGTCAGCAACTTTAACATCTGAATTGGAGGACCTGATCTTCTGGGCTAGATCCTTCACAAAAAGGGGATGGGTGAAGGCGCATCATCCTGTTTCACTCCAATGAGGATTGGGAACCATCCAGTTGTCAGCTCATTCACAAGCTACAGGGCAATGATATAGTTCTTTGATTGCTTCATAAAATTTACCATCAACACCAGCCTAGAAACGTTTAAAGAAGGGCAGATCTCTATTAACCCAATCAAAAGACTTTTGGAAATCAATAATGCAAACATAGGTGGATTTTCCTTCTTTGATTCTAGCTCTGGTGATTGAAGCAACTGGATAAATATGatcaacaataaaaaataaaaaaatttaaaaaattatatgatCAACACAGGCTCCGTGCTTTCTAAATCCAATTTGTTCATCAGCAAGTAAGCCTGACAGCTCCAAATGCCAGAAAAGCCTATTATTTAGAACACaggaatatattttatgaactgtTCTCATAAGGCTGATGCCCCAGTAGTTTAAAGGGACCCTATGATTATTTTGTCATAGTCAACATTAAAACAGAACACTATTTCACAGGTTTATTGTACATGTGTGGCAGCTGGTGTCCATTGGAAACACAACTGCAAATGAGAAGATTTACAAACAGAAACTGGGGAGGATAGCATGGCTACACCTTACTACATTGCAAGAAGGTTGCCTTGGTCTTGTAAagattttaattcaaattcttcttctttaaaaaagtatCTGGTATCTCTATCCCGCACTCAGACATATGGATTTATCATTTCACTTCAGCACATGGTCTCATAGCAAAAGCTTTCAAACACCTTGGCCACCATTTCCTGAATAGAGTGTATATAAAGAGAGCCTTGCACACCCTTTCCcacagtctgtctgtccttgcCAGGGTTCATCATGATAGAGAAGTCTCTGCTGCTTCTGCATCTCCTGCTGCAGCTTTCTCCTGCAGGTAAGGGCATCTTCCCCTTCATATAACTGAACACTGTAACAAGAAGGCACAGGGTCACAGTCTCACATAGCAACTGCACAAACAACatagggctgctgggtggctaaTTCCACTGCAGATGGGCCACAGTGCAGGCTGCTGCCAGTGCCCTGTAGGTTGGCCTGCAATTGACTATAGCTTTGCCTGGGGAGGGACGGAGTCAGTAATTAGGGAGTTAGTGTACATTAGATCTTTAATAAGTCAGGAATCTGCTGTCTACCTGTACAAGCTACACGTGAAATATCTACTCTGACACAatgggctctatcttacacgcggcgcaaagcggcgccaagcgcaacgcaagtgtGTTTGCTAGTTCAGACGCATTTACCATTTTCCCGTCCAGAgtccacgttgtttaaatagcaaatgtacttgcgcccatctgagtgcccatgggcgtgttggtcttaaaataaGGTGTGGTCAGGGGCATTGTTGGCGCATTTatatcttgaggcagcggaaagctattgcgcgattgaccaacaaaaacctgatCTTAAGTCATaggcgcagtattttactgttattttaagggcgcattattaagatagtaatatgcgcctacaaAGGCAGGTGCACAACgggtgatatttaaaaaaataaataaatacatgtcataatggttagtcagaattacttggcaaatccgccattataatagcgATCCACCAAGGTGCATGCGCACCTgacttttaaagggaatgggagatgattggtttatttcatgttatgccCAAAACagacctatgattaattaagagactaagtacaacccctttgaaccatgcaccttactttgcgctcagattatctgCTGTTAAACTAGTGTATTTGGACAcaccctaaatgcacttgcgccatgtgCTTTAAACTgtgcgcttagatcgttaaaatatagcccaatGTGTATGTGATCTCAGCTAAGGACAAGATGCACAAGATGTTTCACTTCTCCTTCTTCTGAGGAGAATAGATGAAATGGCCATATACATACCACTGGTCTTCCAAAATGgaagtaaaagcaaaaaaactgagtaaaattaataatacatagTGCACTCgcaatttttgtttattgtcgTATTCACTAACTAAAAATTGTACTTTTTGGACAGATTTGGTCAAAAGACACAAGCATGTTTACACATCAGGTTTTAGGGTGAAAGAGTGATGATTCTTCCATTACGTTTCAAAGTAAGAGAGGTGATTTACAAAAAGAGTAAGGAGAGTGTGTCTATATGTCTTTGAATGAGTAAGAGATGAGTAAGAGCACTGACTCTCATTGTGTTTTACAATGATTAAGAATAGTGACTCTATAGCCAGAATTCTAAAGCACTTTCAAGTATGAATTGTCATATGATCCAAATCACAGCATGCACATTTGACTGTAATGTAACACTAAAATACAACAGTACAGCACATAATAATAGTTATGGATAGTTAGGACAGAGCCTAATTTTAAACAATTCGTCAATTGTCATATCAATTCAAGGAGACTTACATTGCTAGCTAGAATATACATTTCAGGAAGACAGGAGCATGGCAAACTGATGTGGCACGTTTGCAGGAACCACTGAAAGTAGTATCATCGGAGGGAAGAAGGCCAAGCCCCACTCCAGGCCCTACATGGTCTCTCTCCAGGTAGACGGTTCTCATACCTGTGGGGGCTTTCTCGTCCGAGAGGACTTTGTCCTTACTGCTGCCCACTGTTTCAGGTCAGTTCACCCTCTGTCTGGCCAATAATTAAACTGTTTTCTCTGTTCTCTGCAAAGTTACCTTCTGGTTCTAACTCGTTGTACAGAACATGATTTTAGAATTCTAGATGCAGCTATGTTTCAGTGATGTTTGACCAATGGGAGTTTGACGTAATGACAAGGTGCTGCGTTATGTGGTCTCACACGTGTAAGTTTCCAGTTAGCACTTCGAGGGTGTGAAAAACAATTGCAATGATGACACGTTAAAGAAAGATAAAATAGCACCTCTTTGATCTGTCCTTCCTGCTATCTGATAGTGCTGCTAACATTACCCAAACAGCAGTGAACCTGTGTAACAAGATATTTATGGAGGAGGTTTAAATTATGTTATTGCAGTATTTACATTTGTAgtgtatttttggctggactgcaacagcggggccagccctacaagcgcaaatgtctgtgactgagtgagtgatgaagttacaccattggtcgaccgagttatgaagttacaccattggtcggccggtccagccatatactaggttttgacctggtcttcaTTTGTCTCATGTCTCATCTATACAAATACTACtgtgctttaaaatgtaatgtacggATGCCATGTACTTCACTGGCACCAATTTACAGACCTACACAGTCACcgatttctgaaaaaaatgagatCAGCGGATAACATAAGCTTAAGAGaatttcacgttttgttctgctgcataaattacacccatgaatattttgtgaattttgAAGGTGTTAGGTGCCTTAAATAAGTAAGTTGTAAGTTGCTACATTGAAACTTCAACAATGATCACGTTCTGTTAACCACCATTCAAGTGTCCATACTAGCCCGCCTCCACATGACAACTGTCATTCCAAATGATGGAAAAATCTTTTCACCTTGCATTTCGAAAATGAAATACTACGGAGGCCCTAAAAGAACATGTactcatacattttatttaccccGTTTCCCCGAGATAACTGGTTTTCTTTATATCTCATCTCGGCAAAATGTTTCGTTATCTCGAGATCTTGAGAAAATGATATTGTTATCTGGGGAAAACaacatttgatattttgatAAAATTAACTCATTATCACAGGAAAGCggagtaaataaaataaaatgtctgatgTTTAATACAAGCACATGCTATTGCATGGGTTCAGTACTGTAAATATCCTCACTAAAATATGCTCTATTGTGGAGCTGTCTGTACAAAACAAATTCATCAATTTATCAATTTCATTAATGAACTTTATTATAATCTTTTTgctttaactgttttttttttttttttaagcagtaGATCTCTGACAGCAGTTCTAGGAGCTGAAAACCTAAAGAAGACGGAAAAGAAATTTCAACAGAAGATTCCagtgaaaaaatattacaaGCATCAAATCAACCAGAAATCTAAATTTGATTTTGATATCATGCTTTTGAAggtaaacaacaacaacaacaacaacaacaacaacaacaataataataataataataataataataataataataataataataataataataataataggcggcacggtggtgcagtgggtagcactgtcgcctcacagtaaGAAGGCCAAGTGttcgaatcttggcttggggccttcctgtgtggagtttgcatgttctccccatgtccacatgggtttcctccaagtactctggtttcctcccacagtccaaagacatgcaggtaggccaattggagactctaaattgcccataggcatgagtgtgtgagtgaatggtgtgtgtgccctgcaatagattggcgatctgtccagggtgtattcctgcataTCGCCCAATGCaccctgggataggctccagcacgcCCTGCAACCCTTCTCAGGatgagcgggtatagataatggatggatggataataataataataataataataataataataataataataataataataatacactgaaTTCTCTGAGCTTATCCAGGATACTAGGTGTAATAGATAACTATGATTCCCAAGCGTATGCAATAGGCAGTTAAACTGGCAGTGCCTACCGATGTCCTGAGTATACCCTGCCATGCCTGTGTTACAGCTGCAGCGCAATGCCACTATTAACAAGAATGTCAAAGTCATACCCCTGCCGAAGAAAGGGGAAACCGTGCCAGAAAACACCAAGTGCCTGATGTCTGGATGGGGGAGGAAAAAGCCTGACGGACCAGCACAAGACTTTCTGCAGGAGGTGGTGCTCAGCGTCCTGAGCAATAAGGATTGCAAGAAGGTTTGGCAGAAAAACTTTGTTGGAAACAGAATGATGTGCACACGTAATGACGGCAAGGGAATCTGTGAGGTGAGTTGTGCGATTTGTCTCAAACGTGATACGTAGATTGATTGAATTGTTTGTGAGGTTGTGTGCCACGTGTTAAAGGAAGACGACATCTCAGCTCACCTAATGCTGAATGTTTCTTTGCTTTGCTAGCCCAACCTATGCTACACCTCAAGCTACATCCTCAAAGCCATTTGCTGCTTGAATCCACTCCGTTCTCAGTCTCCCTCCAGCACAAGCCATGGcatttttacatggcatttactGCTTCTAAGTTATAAATGGCTACTACTGTCCTACAGGTCAAAGGTAGATGAAGTTAATTATCTGCAAGGTTGTACATTGttaaattttactttatttaagcCAAAGGTAGCTTTATTTCATTGGCTGAGAAGTTGTGAGTGTGATATTGTCTTTTATTAAAACAAGCGCGAATctgcaatagctgcgaccgcacacgcgcatgcatccatgtgtgcatgcatccacgcacacaccctcacaccaacacgtgacctcttctttggttcatgaccaacctttccacagaatcttgtgcaaatctgtgaatccattcaggagttatgcacctttttgtgataggccacgcccatcgccacgccccctcttggtcaatcggccttgaaagttactcagcagTACCTTCGGGCATGAAaatgtccatgccaaatttcagcctcctgaggcgaaaactgtggccgctacggggtgggacactttttgtggaccaaccgaccaaccgaccgactGACCGACCGACTAaacgaccgaccgacagacagagctatagagctgccgGCCGCAGCTAAAAAGTTTCTCAGGCTACATTCAGACTGTAGCTAAAAGTGGCCCAGTGATTTACCTCATATGTAAGTTCAGTTGTGTTTAGGACAGTATGAACAGCAAAAAGCCACATGGAGTCACCtcttttcagtttcaatttgcGCCACGTCtgtatgcagaaataaatttgattggTTGCCGTGTGACTTGCTTGAGACTCATGCGTCAGTGCTCAGATTAGAAATGTTAAGTCCACGAATGTGCTTAGTATCCTGCCATATGCCAGTTTGGTGGGGTATGCCCTCGAGCAACGACAGGATCGGTAGGGAAGGACGTCCCCCACCAAAATGGAGGTACATCTgtgattttttacattaaaattcaCCATTTGACGGGTTAAGGTTGTGATAATTTTCCATTGCAGTACTGTAGGTTCGCTTTCTAAAATGGATATAGACACTCAGTCTAAACAACAGgatctgagaaaaaaatgtgaatgaaacatTGAGGTCTGCAGCCTGAACGTGGCCAAAGATGCACTTGGTGGAAGTGTCTAAtaactgctgtgtttcagggagACTCTGGAGGACCTCTCATTTGTAACAACAAGCCTCATGGGATAGCTTCCTTCATGTCAACGCCCTGCAACGAAGCATATCCAAACGTGTACATGAAAGTGTCATACTTTATTCCCTGGATAGAGGAAACAATGAGCAACTGATAAAACAAGTGCctaattttttttagatttagaATTTTAGACTTTTgttaaaagttgtttttttttttttgcaatcaaaatcattttctatttttcttgtGATTACTTTCTGAAAGTGTCTGCAGGGAATAGGATTTTAGAAGTTACTTTTGCTTAGTAGATTGTTGTTTATTAGTAATAAAAGGAAAACCCaaattaatcacaaaatgaaaaaagtaataaaaaagaaatcctcTTCCATGTCTATGGTGCTAAAAATGATCTTGTCAGATGCAACAGTATGATAAGATGATTAACAAAAACTATGATACAATTAACTGATTTGTCTGTGTgagatataaaataacacatacacGACCCAGCTAAAGAAGTATGGCAGATGCAAATCTTGATTTTGGACcctaaaatatacatatagaAATCTTTACTATTCTTCTCCAAAAACTATTGTAGGAGTATGCACACGTTTATTCATAAGGATACagaatgaatatatatttttgtatgcaccCGATTATACAGGTATTTATGTCTACCTTTGGTTCTGCGCATGTGTGGAATTTTGTACATGCATATTTGTGCACATGCatttgtatgtacatgtatgtgattgtgtatgcatgtccatttatgtgtgcatgtactcaCTGTACATGCTGGGCTGGCTCCAGCTCTGTTGGTGTCAATTTTCTGAGGGGCAGGCTGAGAGACATGCCAAGAGCACACCCAGGTGCAGGACAGCAGTATTCTTGTCCTTGTGTGGTCTCTCACCTGCATGCCATCATTGgttatctctttctctctgctggtTCTGTCCTCTTCCAAGTACTGAGGCCCCACCAGTGTAGTTCATAGCTGCGGGTACATTTGTACATCTCTGTCACCCAATCGAGAGACAGGTTGGTTTTAGTGTCCTGATTTTTGTAGGTTGCatgccatattttatttttgactttCCCATATTGTTGTAACCACAGTTGAAAAAACCCGTGTCATGTTCAGCTCTCGAGTTTCTTGTTTTCTAAATTGTTGTTGTCTAAATTAGCAACACAATCACTTGTAGCCCTATTCAGACCAAGATTtatgcagctgtttttttttttttttgcaaaatctaaattgtacattttataagCCAGACTTGCCTTGCTCACATGCTTAACTTTGATGTCGGTAAAGTAATTGCTCTGTAATTTTTAGTCTTAAGAACTACAATAATTACTACATCATCACATATTTGTCCTAATTGATGTACaggtgatgaaaaaaaatgtcaacgATCATATGGATTGATtataaaatgattaatatttattacaattttgGACTAAAAGTACTAAAGTACAAGGGGTGTAACAATTCTCATAATACACAACTCAATTTGGCTTTCGATCTTATATGCACACATTGATTCAATTTTCGAGTCTTTCCTACCCATAGCCTACTTGTGCTATATCATGCTTCTCTAACACTATTAGTTTTGACCACTTtgttcagaacatttatttaaaatccagcATTATAACAAACGGGATACCAGTGATTaagcaaaatgtcctccacaccAGTGCGGCTGAGCGGTCGGTACGAAAACTAGGCTAACGATAAAAGTAGATCAACCGTGGGCTGCAGCTTCAACCGCAACTGGGGAGAAAGTGAGTGCGTGACCTATCCCTGCTCACGTAGCACGGCGGTGCTTCACGCCATCAACAAGCTTTCACACTGCCGAGTGACAGCCGAGGGTCGCCACATCACTGGTCTGGGGGAGAGTGCATGATTTTCCAGCTCCGTTTACTCTGCATGGTCTGCATTGGTGTGAAAAGGGACATTAGCTTGGTTTTTTTGTTAGCAAACGTTTGcttttgttctctctcactcaacTGTGCATCCTCTCGTTCTTTCTCCACACGAAAAGAGAATGACTTGTGATCCAGTTTTTCATTTCGATACGCCGAGTTGAATGTTCACTGTTTCTATTTTCGTAACACCCCTATGAAGCAGCTCTGATGCAACTTCttatgaaaaaaactgtaaccTCTTGCACTTTTCCAttataaatcaaataatttataCAACTAAAACAGTATATTAAGAGCTATACACAATAAACATGACATACTCGGACAATGAGGATAATTAGAATCTAAAGGTTAGCCGATTCGCTCCAATGCAATGTAACAGGCAAAGCCATCAGACACAGCActaaatatgtacacacaataGTGCTGGCGATTATTTTCAGAGCGTGTAGTTGCTTTTCTAAACAAGTCGTTTGTCAGTCCTTTGTTGCAGAAGC
It contains:
- the LOC135250913 gene encoding granzyme B-like isoform X1, coding for MIEKSLLLLHLLLQLSPAGTTESSIIGGKKAKPHSRPYMVSLQVDGSHTCGGFLVREDFVLTAAHCFSSRSLTAVLGAENLKKTEKKFQQKIPVKKYYKHQINQKSKFDFDIMLLKLQRNATINKNVKVIPLPKKGETVPENTKCLMSGWGRKKPDGPAQDFLQEVVLSVLSNKDCKKVWQKNFVGNRMMCTRNDGKGICEGDSGGPLICNNKPHGIASFMSTPCNEAYPNVYMKVSYFIPWIEETMSN
- the LOC135250913 gene encoding cathepsin G-like isoform X2, yielding MIEKSLLLLHLLLQLSPAGTTESSIIGGKKAKPHSRPYMVSLQVDGSHTCGGFLVREDFVLTAAHCFSRSLTAVLGAENLKKTEKKFQQKIPVKKYYKHQINQKSKFDFDIMLLKLQRNATINKNVKVIPLPKKGETVPENTKCLMSGWGRKKPDGPAQDFLQEVVLSVLSNKDCKKVWQKNFVGNRMMCTRNDGKGICEGDSGGPLICNNKPHGIASFMSTPCNEAYPNVYMKVSYFIPWIEETMSN